The Macaca fascicularis isolate 582-1 chromosome 11, T2T-MFA8v1.1 genome includes a region encoding these proteins:
- the ANKRD13A gene encoding ankyrin repeat domain-containing protein 13A isoform X4: MSSACDASDHYPLHLLVWKNDYRQLEKELQGQNVEAVDPRGRTLLHLAVSLGHLESARVLLRHKADVTKENRQGWTVLHEAVSTGDPEMVYTVLQHRDYHNTSMALEGVPELLQKILEAPDFYVQMKWEFTSWVPLVSRICPNDVCRIWKSGAKLRVDITLLGFENMSWIRGRRSFIFKGEDNWAELMEVNHDDKVVTTEHFDLSQEMERLTLDLMKPKSREVERRLTSPVINTSLDTKNIAFERTKSGFWGWRTDKAEVVNGYEAKVYTVNNVNVITKIRTEHLTEEEKKRYKADRNPLESLLGTVEHQFGAQGDLTTECATANNPTAITPDEYFNEEFDLKDRDIGRPKELTIRTQKFKAMLWMCEEFPLSLVEQVIPIIDLMARTSAHFARLRDFIKLEFPPGFPVKIEIPLFHVLNARITFGNVNGCSTAEESVSQNVEGTQADSGRGDRYSS, translated from the exons AATGTGGAGGCTGTGGACCCACGAGGTCGAACATTACTGCATCTTGCTGTTTCCTTGGGACATTTGGAATCTGCTCGAGTCTTACTCCGACATAAAGCAGATGTGACAAAAGAAAATCGCCAAGGATGGACAG ttttacaTGAGGCTGTGAGCACTGGCGATCCTGAGATGGTATACACAGTTCTTCAACATCGAGACTACCACAACACATCCATGGCTCTTGAGGGAGTTCCTGAGCTGCTCCAGAAAATTCTCGAG GCTCCGGATTTCTATGTGCAGATGAAATGGGAATTCACCAGCTGGG TGCCCTTGGTTTCTAGAATATGCCCGAATGATGTCTGTCGCATCTGGAAAAGTGGTGCCAAACTGCGCGTTGATATCACATTGCTGGGATTTGAAAACATGAGCTGGATAAGAGGGAGGCGTAGTTTTATATTTAAGGGAGAAG ACAACTGGGCAGAGTTGATGGAAGTCAACCACGACGACAAAGTAGTCACCACCGAACACTTCGACCTTTCCCAAGAAATGGAGCGCCTCACTCTGGACTTGATGAAGCCAAAAAGCAGGGAAGTTGAGAGGCGGCTTACAAGCCCAGTCATTAACACCAGCCTCGATACTAAAAATATTGCTTTTGAAAG AACTAAATCCGGATTCTGGGGCTGGAGGACAGATAAAGCAGAAGTTGTTAATGGTTACGAAGCAAAG GTTTACACAGTAAACAACGTGAATGTGATCACCAAAATACGCACAGAACATCTGAccgaggaggaaaaaaagagatataaag CGGACAGGAACCCGCTGGAATCTTTGCTGGGAACTGTGGAACACCAGTTTGGTGCACAAGGG GACCTCACCACGGAATGTGCTACTGCAAACAACCCTACAGCCATCACGCCTGACGAGTACTTCAATGAAGAGTTTGATCTGAAAGACAGGGACATTGGAAGGCCGAAAGAGCTGACGATTAGAACACAGAA GTTTAAAGCAATGCTGTGGATGTGTGAAGAGTTTCCCCTCTCTCTCGTGGAGCAGGTCATTCCCATCATTGACCTAATGGCTCGAACGAGTGCTCATTTTGCAAGactgagagatttcatcaaaTTGGAATTCCCACCTGGATTTCCTGTCAAAATAG aaaTTCCCTTGTTTCATGTCTTAAATGCACGGATTACATTTGGAAATGTTAATGGCTGTAGCACTGCCGAAGAATCTGTATCTCAAAATGTGGAAGGGACCCAGGCTGATtcag
- the ANKRD13A gene encoding ankyrin repeat domain-containing protein 13A isoform X3 — translation MSSACDASDHYPLHLLVWKNDYRQLEKELQGQNVEAVDPRGRTLLHLAVSLGHLESARVLLRHKADVTKENRQGWTVLHEAVSTGDPEMVYTVLQHRDYHNTSMALEGVPELLQKILEAPDFYVQMKWEFTSWVPLVSRICPNDVCRIWKSGAKLRVDITLLGFENMSWIRGRRSFIFKGEDNWAELMEVNHDDKVVTTEHFDLSQEMERLTLDLMKPKSREVERRLTSPVINTSLDTKNIAFERTKSGFWGWRTDKAEVVNGYEAKVYTVNNVNVITKIRTEHLTEEEKKRYKADRNPLESLLGTVEHQFGAQGQDLTTECATANNPTAITPDEYFNEEFDLKDRDIGRPKELTIRTQKFKAMLWMCEEFPLSLVEQVIPIIDLMARTSAHFARLRDFIKLEFPPGFPVKIEIPLFHVLNARITFGNVNGCSTAEESVSQNVEGTQADSGRGDRYSS, via the exons AATGTGGAGGCTGTGGACCCACGAGGTCGAACATTACTGCATCTTGCTGTTTCCTTGGGACATTTGGAATCTGCTCGAGTCTTACTCCGACATAAAGCAGATGTGACAAAAGAAAATCGCCAAGGATGGACAG ttttacaTGAGGCTGTGAGCACTGGCGATCCTGAGATGGTATACACAGTTCTTCAACATCGAGACTACCACAACACATCCATGGCTCTTGAGGGAGTTCCTGAGCTGCTCCAGAAAATTCTCGAG GCTCCGGATTTCTATGTGCAGATGAAATGGGAATTCACCAGCTGGG TGCCCTTGGTTTCTAGAATATGCCCGAATGATGTCTGTCGCATCTGGAAAAGTGGTGCCAAACTGCGCGTTGATATCACATTGCTGGGATTTGAAAACATGAGCTGGATAAGAGGGAGGCGTAGTTTTATATTTAAGGGAGAAG ACAACTGGGCAGAGTTGATGGAAGTCAACCACGACGACAAAGTAGTCACCACCGAACACTTCGACCTTTCCCAAGAAATGGAGCGCCTCACTCTGGACTTGATGAAGCCAAAAAGCAGGGAAGTTGAGAGGCGGCTTACAAGCCCAGTCATTAACACCAGCCTCGATACTAAAAATATTGCTTTTGAAAG AACTAAATCCGGATTCTGGGGCTGGAGGACAGATAAAGCAGAAGTTGTTAATGGTTACGAAGCAAAG GTTTACACAGTAAACAACGTGAATGTGATCACCAAAATACGCACAGAACATCTGAccgaggaggaaaaaaagagatataaag CGGACAGGAACCCGCTGGAATCTTTGCTGGGAACTGTGGAACACCAGTTTGGTGCACAAGGG CAGGACCTCACCACGGAATGTGCTACTGCAAACAACCCTACAGCCATCACGCCTGACGAGTACTTCAATGAAGAGTTTGATCTGAAAGACAGGGACATTGGAAGGCCGAAAGAGCTGACGATTAGAACACAGAA GTTTAAAGCAATGCTGTGGATGTGTGAAGAGTTTCCCCTCTCTCTCGTGGAGCAGGTCATTCCCATCATTGACCTAATGGCTCGAACGAGTGCTCATTTTGCAAGactgagagatttcatcaaaTTGGAATTCCCACCTGGATTTCCTGTCAAAATAG aaaTTCCCTTGTTTCATGTCTTAAATGCACGGATTACATTTGGAAATGTTAATGGCTGTAGCACTGCCGAAGAATCTGTATCTCAAAATGTGGAAGGGACCCAGGCTGATtcag